The genomic region AAACGGGTTGGTGATAATGGCGTTGGAATTGGCGGCAAATGCCGGGGCGCCCTGCACAACGGTCACGTCGGGGTTGTAATAGCCTGACTGGTCGGCCTTCAGAACACCCACATTGCTGCCGGCGACGTAAAAGCCTTTGCCTTTACTGACTGCTTTCAGTAGAGCGATTAGATTTCCAACCAGAAGTTCGTGGATAAATGCGGCGAGTCCCATGACAAGGATGTGTCCGTTATGATATTCCGTACGGTAGGCGGTTTCGCTGAGAAATTCCATAAACTCGTCCCAGGAGGCGGGTATTTCTACCACTCCGCCCGCTTCGAGTTTAGTTACCTGAGCCTCGGTCAATTGGATCTTTTGCATCGTCTGCATGAGCATGCCAGTCCTCGTTTTAGATAAAGATACAGCAATTGCCTTTTACTGCCTATAAGAACGATAATACCCCACAGAGGTAACGCCTGTCTTAAGTAAAAAAGGCCAGCTTCCGGCTGGCCTTCTGGTTTTAGATTCCCGTGTAATTGTAAGGCGAAATGGCCCTGAGCTGGTTTTTCACTTCTTCCTGGATGTTCAGCCCGTCGATGAACCGGGCCATGGTCGCGGCGGTGATTTTTTCGTTCGTGCGGGTCAGGTCTTTCAGGGCTTCGTACGGTTTGGGATAGCCTTCGCGGCGCAGAATGGTCTGAATGGCTTCGGCGACGACCGCCCAGTTCTCCTCCAGATCCGCCTGAATAGCGGCTTCGTTCAGCTCCAGTTTGTTCAGGCCTTTCAGCAGGGCGTTCAGCGCGATAACCGAATGGGCAAACGGGACGCCCAGATTCCGGAGGACGGTCGAGTCGGTCAGGTCGCGCTGCAGGCGCGAAATGGGCAGCTTGGCCGAAAGATGCTCAAACAGCGCGTTGGCAATGCCGAGGTTTCCTTCCGAGTTCTCAAAATCAATCGGATTCACCTTGTGCGGCATGGCCGACGACCCCACTTCGCCCGCTTTGATTTTTTGCTTGAAATAATTCATCGAAATGTACGTCCACACGTCGCGGTCGAGGTCGATGAGGATGTTGTTGAGCCGTTTGAACGTGTCGAGCGCCGCCGCCAGCATGTCGTAATGCTCAATCTGCGTGGTGTACTGGCTCCGGCTCAGTCCCAGCCGACCGACAAACGTATTCCCGAAATTTACCCAGTCGATTTCCGGGTAAGCTACGGTATGGGCGTTGAAGTTGCCTGTCGCGCCGCCAAACTTGGCCGCCGCCGGAATGCCTTCCAATTGCCCCAGCTTCTTGCTGATGCGCTCGATAAACACCTGAAATTCCTTGCCCAGCCGGGTAGGAGAGGCCGGCTGGCCGTGCGTCCGGGCGAGCATCGGAATGCCTTTCCACTGCTCCGCCAGTTCCTGCAACCGGGCGAGTACCCGCTGGTAAAGCGGCACGACGACGTTGTCCAGCGCCTCTTTCAGCGACAGCGGAATGGCCGTGTTGTTGACGTCCTGCGAAGTCAGCCCGAAGTGGATGAACTCCAGCGAGTCGGCAATGGGCAGGTCGGCCAGCTTTTCCTTGATAAAATACTCGACGGCTTTCACGTCGTGGTTCGTCACGCTTTCAATTTCCTTGATGCGCAGCGCGTCGGCTTCCGTGAAGTTTTCGTACAAAGCCCGCAGCCGGGGAAATACGTCCGGTTGCACGTCGGACAGCTGCGGCAGCGGAATCTGGCAGAGTTCGATAAAGTATTCAACTTCAATGCGAATCCGGTAGCGGATAAGGCCCCATTCGGAGAAATAAGGAGCAAGAGCTTCGACCTGACGGCGGTAGCGGCCGTCGACGGGAGATATGGCAGTAAGCGCGGAAAGTTGCATAGGTTCTGTTACCAAACTGCAAAGGTACGATTTGGCGCCAAACGCAGCAGCAGGATTTTTTCTTGAACTATTTGAGGAAAAATTTGACAGAGACGCAATATCTTGCGGCCAATCGGTAGAGACGCAAAACCTGCTGTCTTTTCTGTACAACCCACTAACCTTTTGCCATGCAACCTTCCCCTTTTCTCGGCGAATTTGTCGGGACTTTAGTCCTTATTCTGCTCGGTAACGGCGTTGTCGCCAATGTCGTTCTCAAACAAACCAAAGGGCATGATGCAGGCTGGATCGTCATCACCACCGGCTGGGCTTTCGCCGTCACGATGGGCGTTTTTGTGGCCAAAGCGTTCGGGAGCCTCGACGCTCACCTGAATCCGGCGGTTACCGTGGCGTTTGCCGTGGCGACCAATGATTTCAGCCATATTATTCCCTACAGCGTGGCCCAGCTGGCCGGGGCGTTTGTCGGCGCCGCGCTGGTCTGGATTTTTTACGGTCCCCACTGGGCGGCCACGCCCGATCCCGCTGCCAAACTGGCCTGCTTCGCCACGGGCCCGGCGATTCGGAGCTTTGGCGCCAACTTTCTGAGTGAAGCGATTGCCACCATCGTGCTGATTCTGGGGCTGGCCGGGATTTCGTCCAAATCGCTGGGTGAACTGGCCATCGGCATCGGACCGTACCTGGTCGGCATTCTGGTGTGGAGCATCGGTCTGTCGCTGGGCGGCCCGACCGGCTACGCCATCAACCCGGTCCGGGATTTGGGACCCCGGCTGGCGCATGCGGCTCTGCCGGTCGCCGGAAAAGGCTCGTCCGACTGGGGCTACAGCTGGATTCCGGTCGTCGGTCCGCTGGTCGGGGGCGCGCTGGGCGGTATCCTGATCCGCCTGTTCGCTTTATAAAGTTGCCAAACGGCAGGCAGGCCCTGCCCGGCATTAATCATTCAGTCATTCCATCAATCACTCATTCAGTATTTCCATGCCCAATTATATCGCCGCCATCGACCAGGGCACAACCAGCACCCGCTGCATCATTTTCGACCGGCAGGGAGCCATCGTTTCGGTCGGACAGAAAGAACATACCCAGATTTATCCGCAACCCGGCTGGGTAGAACATGACCCGGAAGAAATCTGGCGAAATACGCTGGAGGTCATCGCCGTGGCCCGGATCAACGCCCGGATCGAGAGCAGTTCCGACATTGCGGCCGTCGGCATCACCAATCAGCGCGAAACGACCGTCGTCTGGAACCGGCGCACGGGCAAACCCTACTACAACGCGCTGGTCTGGCAGGATACCCGGACGGGCGAGCTGGTCAGTCAGTTTGCCGAAAATGGCGGCCAGGATCGCTTCCGTGCCAAAACCGGCCTGCCGCTGGCGACGTATTTCAGCGGGCTCAAAATCCGCTGGATTCTGGATAACGTGCCCGGTGTGCGGGAAGATGCCGAGCGGGGTTACGCCTTGTTTGGCAACATGGACACGTTTCTGACCTGGCACCTGACCGGCGGAACCTACAACGGCCAGCACCTGACCGACGTGACCAACGCCAGCCGCACCCAGCTCATGAACCTGGAAACGCTCGACTGGGACGATGACCTGCTGGCGGACTTCAACATTCCCCGGGCCATGCTGCCGCAGATTCGGCCGAGCAGTGAGGTATACGGCAAAATTGCGTCGGAAGTGCTGCCCGGGGTGCCCATCGCGGGGATTCTCGGCGACCAGCAGGCCGCACTGTTCGGACAAATCTGTTTCGAGCCGGGAATGGCCAAGAACACCTACGGCACCGGCTGCTTTCTGCTGATGAATACCGGCACCGAGCTTCGCCACTCGACCTGCGGCCTGCTGACGACGGTGGCCTTTCAGGCGGCCGGACAGCCCGCCCATTATGCGCTCGAAGGCAGCGTAGCCATCACCGGGGCGCTGGTGCAGTGGCTCCGGGACAATCTGGGTCTTATTCAGGCCAGTTCGGATGTGGACACCCTCGCCCGGACGGTGGAGGACAACGGTGGGGCTTACTTCGTCCCGGCCTTTTCCGGCCTGTACGCTCCGTACTGGAAAGCCGATGCCCGGGGTGTCATCGCCGGCCTGACGCGCTACGTGAACAAAGGCCACATCGCCCGGGCGGTGCTGGAGGCGACGGCTTATCAGACGCTCGACGTGGTGAAAGCCATGGCCGAAGATGCTGGTATCGAGCTGAAATCCCTGCGGGTGGACGGCGGGATGACGGTGAACGAACTGCTCATGCAGTTTCAGGCGGATATGCTGGGCGTTCCCGTGGTGCGGCCGACCATCACTGAAACGACGGCGCTCGGCGCGGCGTATGCGGCCGGGCTGGCCGTGGGTTATTGGAGCAATCTGGACGATCTGCGCCAGAACTGGGGCGTCGACCGGACGTTTGAGCCGCAGATGGAAGAAGCCAAACGAACAAAGCTGTACAAAGGCTGGCAAAAAGCCGTTGAACGCTCCTTTGCCTGGGAAGACTAAGCGGTTGGTTCGGGGCAGCCGGAATTAAATCCGCTGTCCCCGAACTGCATTCCCGGACAGTTCTATTATTTTTGCGGCCGTACCTTCACGTGTGTAGCTGGAAATGACCCATCAACTCAAACTCAAAAAGCCGCTGGCTTTCTTCGACCTCGAAACTACGGGCATCGATGTCATGAAAGACCGCATTGTTGAAATCAGCATTGCCAAAGCCCTGCCCGGCGGCGAGGTGGTCGTTAAAACACACAAAGTTAACCCGACGGTCCCCATTCCTTACGAGACGAGCCTGATCCACGGTATCTACGACGAGGACATAAAAGACGCTCCGACCTTCAGGGTCATTGCCCGGCAGCTCGCCCAGTTTCTGGACGGCTGCGATCTGGCCGGCTACAACTGCAACCGCTTCGACGTGCCGCTGATGGTCGAGGAGTTTCTGCGGGCCAATGTCGATTTTGACCTGAAAAACCGCAAACTCATCGACGTTCAGCGCATTTTTCACCTCATGGAGCCCCGGACGCTGACGGCGGCCTACAAGTTTTTCTGCGGAAAAGCCCTCGAAAACGCCCACAGTGCCGAAGCCGACACCCTGGCCACGGCCGAAATTCTGGACGCTATGGTGAAACGCTACGAAGGCGAGTCGGTTCGGGATGAGCGCGGCACCGAAATCGTCATCAGCAACGACGTGGAGACGCTGAATAAAATCATGATCAACAACAATGTCGATCTGATGGGCCGCATGGTGTACAACAACGACGGTCTGGAAGTCTTTAATTTCGGCAAACACAAAGGCCGGCCGGTGACGGATGTTCTTCAGAAAGAGCCGTCTTTCTACGACTGGTTTATCAAAAGCGAGTTTTCGCTGGACAGCAAGCGGCGCCTGACCGAAATCAAATTGCGGATGCTGACGCACCGGTGATTTAATGACTTCTTTTACCTAACTTTGCCCCGTCTTTTTCCGGCTTTGTGCCTTTTTCGGAAAAGCCTTCTGATGAAGACCGTAACGTTTTAAAGAACCTAAACTGGCATGGAACCAACCCAGGTACCCGTACAGATTCCCGAAGTTATTCAGTTAATAGATCTGAAGTATTACCTCATCATCGCCACGGCCCTGTTTGTTATCGGCATCATCGGCGTACTGACCCGGCGCAACGCCATCATCATTTTTATGTCGATTGAGCTGATGCTCAACGCTGTAAACCTGCTCCTGATTGCTTTCTCGTCGTACCGTGCCGACCCGACCGGGCAGGTGTTCGTCTTCTTCATCATGGCGGTAGCGGCGGCGGAGGTTGCCGTCGGGCTGGCCATTATCGTGATGATCTACCGCAATGTCCGGTCTATCGACGTCGGCCTGCTGAATAAACTCAAGTGGTAAGTCAAAAATGCTGAATGTTGAATGTTGAATGCTGAATGAGGTGCCTTGTCGGCCCGTCCGTTCAACACTCCCCATTCAAAATTCAGAATTCAAAATTCAGAATTCATTGGTTATGCAGACGGATTTACTGGTAAAACTAATACCCCTTTTTCCTCTTCTTGGCTTTCTGATTAACGGGCTGGGCTTCCGGCGCGTCCCGAACGGACTCGTGGGCCTCGTCAGTTCGGCGGCGGCTCTGGCTTCGTTTGTGTGCGTGGCGCTGATCTTCAGCGGTTTCGCCGGTCCGCAGCCCGAGAAAGTGCTCCTCTTCGACTGGATTACGGTGGGCAATTTCAACATTCCCTTCTCTTTCCAGATCGACCAGTTGTCGCTGGTGATGCTGCTGATCGTGACGGGCGTCGGCTCGCTGATTCACATTTATTCCATCGGCTACATGCACCACGATGGGGGCTACGGCAAGTTCATGGCTTTCCTGAACCTGTTCCTTTTCTTCATGCTGCTGCTGGTGATGGGTTCCAACTACGTCATCATGTTCATCGGCTGGGAAGGGGTCGGGCTGTGCTCGTACCTGCTCATCGGCTTCTGGAACAAGAATACGGCCTATAACAACGCGGCCCGCAAGGCTTTCGTAATGAACCGCATCGGCGATCTGGGCTTTCTGCTGGGTATTTTCATGCTGATGGGCGTTTTCGGCACGGTTGAATACACGGGTATTTTCGAGCAGGCTGGTTCCGGCCGGTTTGCCATCGGCGACGGAACGATGGTCGCCATCACCCTGCTCCTGTTTGTCGGCGCGATGGGTAAGTCCGCGCAGATTCCGCTGTACACCTGGCTGCCCGACGCGATGGCCGGTCCGACGCCCGTTTCGGCCCTGATTCACGCCGCGACGATGGTGACGGCCGGGATTTACATGGTCGTCCGCTCGAACGTGCTGTACACGCTGGCTCCGCTGACGCTGGAAATCATCGGCGGTATTGCCATTGCCACGGCCCTGCTGGCCGCTTCGATTGGTCTGGTGCAGAACGACATCAAGAAAGTGCTGGCCTATTCGACGGTATCCCAGCTTGGATACATGTTCCTTGGACTGAGTGTGATGGGTTACACGGCGGGCATGTTCCACGTCATGACGCACGCATTCTTCAAGGCGCTGCTCTTCCTCGGAGCCGGTAGCGTCATTCACGCCATGTCCGACGAGCAGGACATTCGTCGGATGGGCGGCCTGCGCAAGTACCTGCCGATCACGTTCATTACGTTCCTGATCGCGACGATTGCCATTGCCGGGATTCCGCCGTTTGCCGGGTTCTTCTCCAAAGACGAAATCCTGATGCATGTCTACGAGCACAACAAAGTGCTGTGGGCGCTCGGCGTGGTTGGCTCGGCCATGACCTCTTTTTACATGTTCCGGCTCCTGTTCCTGACGTTCTTCGGCCGTTTCCGCGGCACCGAACACCAGCGCGAACACCTGCACGAGTCGCCGGCGACCATGACCGTTCCGCTGCTGGTGCTGGCCGTGCTGTCGGTGCTGGGCGGTTTCCTGAACGTACCGGAAGTGCTGGGCGGCGAAGCCCGTCTGGCTCAGTTCCTCAGCCCGATTTTCGACCTGTCGCGCAAGGTAGCCCCGAACGCCTTCGGCGAAACCCTGCTGACCCATAGCGACGAATACATGCTGATGGGTATTTCAACGGGTGTGGCTCTCATAATGGCCGTTGCGGCCTACGTGGTCTACGTTCAGCGGGGTGTGCTGCCCGAGTCGGACCTGGTCGAACGCCCGGTGACCGAAAAGGTGCTTTACAACAAATATTACATCGACGAATTGTACGAGACCATCATCATCAAGCCGATGCGCGGCCTGTCCGATGTGCTGTACAGCTTCGGCGAGTTCCTGATCGACGGCATCGTAAGCGGTACGGCCTGGGGCGTGAAAGGGCTGGCGGGCGGTGCCCGGCGGCTGCAGAGCGGCTCCATCAGCTTCTACGTTTTTGCGATGGTCGTCGGTATTGTCCTGATTCTGGGAGTACGGTTCTTTGTTCGATTCTAAAATCGTTTAAAGTTTAAAGTTGAAGTTTAACGCGGGTCAGTACGAAACACCTTAAACCTTTAACTTTAAACCTTAAACCCTTATACGGTTTATGCTAACTCTTTCGCTGATTCTGTTCCCGGTGGTGGCGGCCCTGCTGGTGCTGGCTGTCCGGGGCCAACAAACGAAACAACTGGCCTTTGCGGCGGCCCTGATCGAACTGGGGCTGGCCGCCTATGCCTTTCTGAACTTCCGGGCGGATACGTCGTCGCAGTTTGGGTTCGATTACCCCTGGCTGGTCAATGCGGGCATTCGCTTCAGCGCGGGCATCGACGGCGTGAGCATCCTGCTCGTGGTGCTCACCGGCCTGCTGACGCCGCTGATCGTACTTTCGGCTTTCCAGCGGAACTACGACCGGCCGAACGTCTTTTTTGCCCTGATTTTATTCATGCAGGCGGCTCTGATGGGTGTTTTCACGGCCCGAGACGCTTTCCTGTTCTATCTGTTCTTCGAAGCGGCGCTGATTCCGATCTACTTCCTGGCGGCTCTCTGGGGCGGCGAAGACCGGATTCGGGTGACCTTCAAATTCTTCCTCTACACCATCTTCGGTAGCCTGTTCATGCTGGTGGCGCTGGTGTATCTCTATTTCCAGACGCCCGGCAGCCACTCCGCCGCCATCGTTGATCTGTACAACCTGAAACTGACGCCGGAAGCGCAGGGCTGGATTTTCTGGGCGTTCTTTATTGCCTTTGCCATCAAAATGCCGGTGTTCCCCTTCCATACCTGGCAGCCGGACACCTATACCGAATCGCCGACGCAGGCAACCATGCTGCTGGCCGGAATCATGCTGAAAATGGGCGTGTACGGCGTTATTCGCCTGCTGCTGCCCATTGCGCCGGCGGGGGTGGACATCTGGGGCTCCACGGCCATCGTGCTCTCGGTCATCGGCATCGTCTACGGGTCGATCATCGCCATTCGCCAGCGCGACATCAAGCGCCTGATTGCTTATTCGTCCTTTGCCCACGTCGGGCTGATGGCGGCGGGTGTTTTTTCGCAGACGACCAACGGCGTACAGGGTGCCCTGGTGCAGATGCTGGCGCACGGCATCAACGTGGTCGGGATGTTCTTCGTGGCTGACGTCATCATGTCGCGCACGCAAACCCGTCTGATCGACCAGATGGGCGGCATCACGCAGCACACGCCGAAACTGACGGTTTATTTCATGATTATCCTGCTGGGCAGCGTGGCCCTGCCGCTGACGAATGGTTTTGTGGGCGAGTTCCTGCTGCTGTCGGGCGTATTCCAGTACAACCCGGTGCTCGGGGCGGTGGCCGGTACCACCATCATCCTCGGGGCGGTTTACATGCTGCGGCTGTTCCAGAAAACGATGTTTGGCAAGAAAACCGAACTGACCGAAACGTTCACGGACGTGGCCGGCAGCGAAAACTGGGTGCTGATTCCGCTTTGCATCATGGTGCTCTGGATCGGCGTAGTCCCCAATGCCTTCCTGAAGGTAACCGAACCCGCCGTAACCAGTTTGTTGCAGATCATTAACCAATAACCGTTTTAAGGTTTAACGTTGAACGTTTAAGGCGCAACCACCCGGTTTTTTCACAAACGTTCAACCTTCAACCTTACACCTTAAACGATATTACCGAAATATGCTGCCCATCGTTCTTTTATCCGTCTTCGGGATTGTGATGCTGTTTCTGGGCTTTATGAAGTCCCGGGCGGTTTTGCTGCCTGCTGCGCTGCTGTTTCTGCTGGTTGCCCTCGGCACCAGCTTTCTGGACTGGGGCCATTCGTATCTGTATTTCCGGGATATGCTGCTGGTGAACAACCAGACCATTCTGTTCTCGGCCATTACCATGCTTTCGGCTTTTATGGTCATCGCGCTTTCGGGCGATTTCCTGCAGGATGAGGCGGCCCAGCCTGCCGAGTACTACGCCATCATGCTCTTCTCCATCGTGGGGGCCATCATGATGATCGGCTTCGAAAACCTGATTATGCTGTTCGTCGGCGTGGAAATTCTGTCGGTATCCATGTACGTACTGACGGGCTCCGACAAGAAGAATATCCGTTCGAACGAGGCGGCGCTGAAGTATTTTCTGATGGGTGCGTTTGCCACGGGGATTATGCTGTTTGGCATGGCCCTGCTGTACGGCGCGGTTGGCTCCTTTACCATCACCGACATTACGGCCTTTGTTTCCCTCTCGCGGGGTGGCATTTCGCTGCTGCTGCTGATGGGCCTGATGCTGGTGCTGATCGGCATGCTTTTCAAAGTCTCGGCGGCTCCTTTCCACTTCTGGACGCCGGACGTGTACGACGGCGCTCCAACGCTGTTCACCGCCTTCATGTCCACGGTCGTGAAAACGGCGGGCTTTGCCGCCCTGCTGCGGCTGCTGATGGCCGTATCGGCGACGAGCATGTACGACCGCTGGTGGCAGATCGTGGCCGGCATTACCGTGCTGACCCTGCTGGCCGGTAATCTGACGGCCGTTTACCAGAACAGCTTCAAACGGATGATGGCCTATTCGAGCATCTCCCATGCCGGTTATCTGCTCATCGCGCTGGCCGCCCTCGGGCAGCAGAGCAACGGCGCGCTGGCGTTTTATTCCCTGGCCTATTCGGTAGCCACCATCGCCGCTTTCGGGATTCTGCTGCTGGTCGCCAAACAGCGCGGCAAAGACGGGCAGCGCGACGAAACTTACGAGGCGTTCAACGGACTGGCAAAACAGAATCCGCTGCTGGCCTTTATTCTGGCCGTTTCCATGCTGTCGCTGGCGGGTATTCCGCTGACGGCCGGGTTCTGGGGAAAATTTATGGTATTTTCCACCGCCGTGGAGAAAGGAATGGTATGGATGTTGGTAGTAGCAGTACTGATGTCGGCCGTGGGGATCTACTATTATTTCCGGGTAGTGATCGCGATGTATTTCCGGACGGGCGAAGTTACGGCAATCCGGGTAGCGCCGTTTTACCGCATTGTGTTGATTGTAGCGACTGTTCTGACGATTGTTCTGGGCCTGGCCCCGGGGCTGGTGCAGGGATTGATATAACAAAGACCTGTACCATTAACTCATAAACGCCCGCTAATCCTTTCGGTTGGCGGGCGGTTTGGTATTTTTGTATGTCATCAAAAGGGGAAACCCGCGTGTTGCATTGATTAGCGTGGAGAACACAAGCCGGCTTAACGTAAAGAAGGAAGCTAAAAGTTTCTTTTCGTTTTTTCTGACGGCCCTGCTTGGGGCGACGGTCAATTTTTTGAGCCGGATATTTTACCGGGAGTATTTCGATTTTGATACCAGCGTGTTTTTGGGGTATACCACCGCAACAATCGTCAGTTTTATTCCATCCAAACTGTTTGCTTTCTCGGCCAAAGGAACCGGAAACACGTATCGGGAGGCCGTAAAATTTGTCTTTATTGCCCTGGTAGCCCTCGTTGTACAGGTGTATGTGGCCAAGGCGGCCCTCCTCTGGATTGCCAATCCCCTTTTCCCAGAAGTAAAGGAACTGTACCGGGAAACCGGCTCGCACGTGGTCGGGATGGGATTCAGCTTTCTGGCCAATTACTTCGGCCACAAAATGCTGACCTTCCGAAGTACGGGTGTTTACGACAAATTCAAGGCCCGCGCCAATCGGGGCGTTTAAAAACGACCTATAACGTTATTATTTTAGGATAAAATTTATTTATAAACATATTTTATAAACAACTTCTTGCGGTTTAGGCTATTATCTTATTTTTGCGCCTTAAACCTTAAATGCCACTTAAACACAATGAAAAAAGTATTCGCCATCCTGTTCGTAGGTTCAATGGTTGCTTTCGCCGCTTGTGACAGCAAACCCAAAACGGAAGAAACTTCAGCTACGGCTGCCGACAGCTCAGCTATGGTAACGTCTGACAGCACGGCCATGACGACTGACAGCGCCGCTGTTTCAGCCGACACGACGGCTGCTGCCGATTCTACGAAGTAATCAATCGGTACGCACCGGTCAACTTCCCGAAAAAGCCCTATCTTGCATAGGGCTTTTTCTTTTTTTGTGCAAAACCACCGCTTTCCCGACCTTGTCCCCGCGGCCGCCGCTGATTATTGCCTGGCCCTGTGGACAACCCACCAATTCATCTTTAAGGTTACCCGTCCGCGGCAGACCAAGTTAGGCGACTTCCGGGCCGCTCCCGGATTGCCCTGCGTCATTACCGTTAACGAAAACCTGAATCCGTACGCCTTCCTGATAACCTACCTGCACGAAGTGGCCCATCTGCTTGTCTACCAGCAGTGGCGACAGTCGGGGCGGCGGCGCAGGCCCGAACCGCATGGCGAAGCCTGGAAGCAGGCGTTCCGGGAGGTGGCCCAACCCGTTCTGAATCAATCTGTTTTTCCGGATGTCATCTTAACGCCGTTACTTTCGTATCTTCGTAATCCGGCGGCGTCGACCGGCGCAGACCCGGCCCTGACCCATGCCCTTCGGCAGGCGGACCAGCAGCCGGAAAACCAGTGTCTGCTCATCGATCTGCCGGAGGGAGCCGGGTTCCGTTTTCTGCAAAAAGCCTACGTACGAGGCATGAAACGCCGGACCCGCATCGTTTGTACTGAAACAGGCACCCGCCGCCGGGTGTCGATCTGGGCTCATGTTTGGGTGGAAAAGCTTTAACGCTCTAGTTTTACTGGTCGTGCTAATTGGAACCGCAGGAAATGCGGTAGCCCAGTCGGGGGAATCCGTGCTGAAAACCGGCACGTGGTACCGGCTCGCTGTTACCAAAACGGGCGTGCATAAACTGGATGCCGCTTACCTCCGCAAAATCGGCCTTTCCACCAACGGGCTCAACCCGCAGAACATCCGGATTTTTGGCAACGGCGGCGCTCCGCTGCCCCAGGCCAATGCCCGACCCCGACCGCTGGACCTGACCGAAAACGCAATTCTGGTCAGCGGCGAAGCCGACGGTCGGTTCGACGCCGCCGATGCGGTGTACTTCTTCGCCCGGAGTCCGCACCTGATTTATGTGGATTCTACGGCGCAGGATGGGGCCGGTCCCCGCCTGACGCACCGGCTTAATCCGTATTCGGACACCACCTATTACTACCTGACGGTCACGCCCCAGCAGACGGGCCTCCGGATACGGACCTCTCCGTTTTCGGCTCCCAACGCTCCGCTGATCAGCCGCGGCGACGATTATATTTTTCACGAAAAAGAGCTGGTCAACCGTGCGCAGTCCGGCCGGGAATGGTACGGGGAGTCTTTTGGCCTGTCGTCGGAGCAGACCTTCAGCCTCAATGTAAACGGGCTGGTCGCCGGCCGACCGGCGCTGGTCACA from Tellurirhabdus rosea harbors:
- a CDS encoding NADH-quinone oxidoreductase subunit N; this encodes MLPIVLLSVFGIVMLFLGFMKSRAVLLPAALLFLLVALGTSFLDWGHSYLYFRDMLLVNNQTILFSAITMLSAFMVIALSGDFLQDEAAQPAEYYAIMLFSIVGAIMMIGFENLIMLFVGVEILSVSMYVLTGSDKKNIRSNEAALKYFLMGAFATGIMLFGMALLYGAVGSFTITDITAFVSLSRGGISLLLLMGLMLVLIGMLFKVSAAPFHFWTPDVYDGAPTLFTAFMSTVVKTAGFAALLRLLMAVSATSMYDRWWQIVAGITVLTLLAGNLTAVYQNSFKRMMAYSSISHAGYLLIALAALGQQSNGALAFYSLAYSVATIAAFGILLLVAKQRGKDGQRDETYEAFNGLAKQNPLLAFILAVSMLSLAGIPLTAGFWGKFMVFSTAVEKGMVWMLVVAVLMSAVGIYYYFRVVIAMYFRTGEVTAIRVAPFYRIVLIVATVLTIVLGLAPGLVQGLI
- a CDS encoding GtrA family protein, producing the protein MISVENTSRLNVKKEAKSFFSFFLTALLGATVNFLSRIFYREYFDFDTSVFLGYTTATIVSFIPSKLFAFSAKGTGNTYREAVKFVFIALVALVVQVYVAKAALLWIANPLFPEVKELYRETGSHVVGMGFSFLANYFGHKMLTFRSTGVYDKFKARANRGV
- a CDS encoding complex I subunit 4 family protein; protein product: MLTLSLILFPVVAALLVLAVRGQQTKQLAFAAALIELGLAAYAFLNFRADTSSQFGFDYPWLVNAGIRFSAGIDGVSILLVVLTGLLTPLIVLSAFQRNYDRPNVFFALILFMQAALMGVFTARDAFLFYLFFEAALIPIYFLAALWGGEDRIRVTFKFFLYTIFGSLFMLVALVYLYFQTPGSHSAAIVDLYNLKLTPEAQGWIFWAFFIAFAIKMPVFPFHTWQPDTYTESPTQATMLLAGIMLKMGVYGVIRLLLPIAPAGVDIWGSTAIVLSVIGIVYGSIIAIRQRDIKRLIAYSSFAHVGLMAAGVFSQTTNGVQGALVQMLAHGINVVGMFFVADVIMSRTQTRLIDQMGGITQHTPKLTVYFMIILLGSVALPLTNGFVGEFLLLSGVFQYNPVLGAVAGTTIILGAVYMLRLFQKTMFGKKTELTETFTDVAGSENWVLIPLCIMVLWIGVVPNAFLKVTEPAVTSLLQIINQ
- a CDS encoding sprT domain-containing protein, whose translation is MQNHRFPDLVPAAAADYCLALWTTHQFIFKVTRPRQTKLGDFRAAPGLPCVITVNENLNPYAFLITYLHEVAHLLVYQQWRQSGRRRRPEPHGEAWKQAFREVAQPVLNQSVFPDVILTPLLSYLRNPAASTGADPALTHALRQADQQPENQCLLIDLPEGAGFRFLQKAYVRGMKRRTRIVCTETGTRRRVSIWAHVWVEKL